The stretch of DNA GAGATTCATTTAGGTGCTGGTGCCTATATTTGTGGAGAGAATTCGGCTTTGTTAAATTCCTTGGAGGGTAAAATTGGTAGACCAAGAGTTAAGCCACCTCATTTAGCTGAGGTGGGTTTATATGGGCAGCCAACTTTGGTCAACAATGTAGAGACCTTTGCTTGTATTCCCACGATTGTGGAGCAAGGGGGAAAGAAATATGCGGCTTGGGGTACTGCGGCAAGTGGTGGTACCAAATTGGTTTGTCTTTCTGGTCATATTGCTCGACCTGGTGTTTATGAAGTGCCTTTTGGACTAACCCTGCGAGATTTAATTTTTGATTTGGGGGGAGGACCCCGCGAGCGTAAAATTAAATTTTATCATTTGGGTGGACAATCTGGCCCCTGCGGTTTTTTACATCAACTAGATACTCCCTATTGTTATCAGGCTTTAAAAGAAGTAGGCTTAAGTGTGGGTTCTGGGGCCATTGTAGTTTTGGATGAATCAGTTTGTGTGCTTGATTATTTAAAACAGGTAACCGAATTTTTTAGACATGAATCTTGTGGTAAGTGTACTCCTTGTCGGGAAGGAAATAAACAATTATTTTTCCTTTTGGAAAAATTAACCCGGGGTGAAGGGAGTAAGGAGGACCTAAAGTTAATTAAACGTTTAAGTAATTTATTGAGAACAGCCTCATTTTGTGGTTTGGGTCGTTCGGCGACTAGGGCTTTGGATACTTGTTGGGAACATTTAGAAACAGAAATTTTGGCCCA from Clostridia bacterium encodes:
- a CDS encoding NADH-quinone oxidoreductase subunit F encodes the protein MKRVITANCDQIEPTSVKEYEQAGGLRGLKKALKMTPREIIREVKQSNLRGRGGAGYPTGSKWEQLLNIKGTPKYIVANADEGEPGTFKDKLLLEKDPLRVLEGMIIAGYVFQAKKGYLYLRGEYAFLEKLLLEALAELEEAGYLGENILKTDFSFAIEIHLGAGAYICGENSALLNSLEGKIGRPRVKPPHLAEVGLYGQPTLVNNVETFACIPTIVEQGGKKYAAWGTAASGGTKLVCLSGHIARPGVYEVPFGLTLRDLIFDLGGGPRERKIKFYHLGGQSGPCGFLHQLDTPYCYQALKEVGLSVGSGAIVVLDESVCVLDYLKQVTEFFRHESCGKCTPCREGNKQLFFLLEKLTRGEGSKEDLKLIKRLSNLLRTASFCGLGRSATRALDTCWEHLETEILAHLDKHCPAGVCFAQGGRGAVDMKL